GCATTTGTTTCTAGCTCTAAGCTCTGCCTCCAACTTGTCCCTGTAACTTCAAGACATCTGGAAATTGGAGAGCTCTGAGGAGGGGAAGCTTCATAGTCATGTTTCTTCCAGTCCTGAGTGGCTTCTCCCCCCAGAAAAGCAGCCTCTAGTTTGTCCCTTCTCCCAAACATGTCCCCTGGCCACCCTGCTCCCTGAAGCCCTCATTGTGGATTCTCAATGATTGCTGGAGATCCCTGGAGTGCCAGCTAATGAGCAGAGCCTTGGAGATGCTTGGAGAAGCTCCCCTCTAAACTCAACAGGGCTCATATTGGCCTCTTTCTGGGACATTTCCATTTTCTGTGATTCCCATCCCGTCCTAGGGGCCACTTCTGGTTCCTCACCCAGCCCTCTATCATCACCTGCATCATTTCCATAGCAGCCAGGAGATCAGCCAAGGAGATGATATTCCCTGCTATAAATGGCTTATCCTTCAAGAAGTGGTCCGTGAACAACTGGACATTCACATTGACCTCTCCAAGTAGTTCATCCTGTTTTTCCTTTGGCATTTCTTGGCCCGTAATCAGTGGGATCAGCAACTGGTCAGGAGGAGGGTTGGAGGTCAGGAACAAGAGAAAAGGAGTCGCAAAGAGCAGAAAGGGGCTGGAGAAGGAAGCCTATGCTCCCTGACATTCCTGACCACCTAAGTCTGAAGGATCTCTTGATAAGTTATGAaacacctccctccctccctcccttcctccctccctccctcccttcctctctccctccctccctccctccctccttccctccctcccttcctccctccctccctccctccctccctcccttccttccttccttccttccttccttccttccttccttccttccttccttccttccttccttccttccttccttccttccttccttccttccttccttccttccttccttccttccttccttccttccttccttccttccttccttccttccttccttccttccttccttcctccctcccttccttccttccttcctgttgaATGGCTACAAGGAGCATCCTGTGAAAGTCAGATTTCCAGGTTCCTGCCCTTTGAGGGGAGTAGGGAGATAAACCCCCCTTACCTTTGACCACAGAAACTTTTGCATTTTTAGATGTATGCTGTCATGCTGCCAGGCCATATATTCATCAATCAAGCCCCGCAGCTGTACGTCAGGAGGGTACCAATAGATGGAGGTCCTGTATTTGCGGGTTAGGTACAGCAGTATGGCCACACTGCAAAGGAAGGCCCAGGACAGGGGGAGAGAGTCTGGGTGTTATAGGTGGGGCAGAATAGAGGGACAGTGAGAATGCAGCTagaggaggtgtctgaggccagatttgaacccagatttaaACTcttcccactgagccacctagctgcctccccagTTGATTTTCCAGTGCCTAAAGATGGTTTTCCAAGGTTTGACTAGGGTAGCAAGGGCTTCCTGGATGTCTGCTGAAGTCTGAGGGACCCtattgcctgcccagaagttggGGTCCCTCAGAGCTGATGCCTCTAGGGCATTTCTGCAGGGGCTCTCCATGCCTTAGGCAGGTGTGGGACAGAGAGCATCTGGGGGGCTCAGGCAGCTGAACTATTACCTCTCAATCAGGGTGAAATCTCCTTCTTTGAGTACAGGCACTGTCTTCAGCATGTTGATGGCTTCAAATTCTTTACTGTGGTGGTCACCTGTGCCGGAGAGAAGGGCCCACACTGAGCACTGGGAGGGACTTGCCCTTCCCTGCACATGTCCCAGCTCTCCTTGAAGAATCCCAGAAACTCAGTTGTCAGGGACCTGAGGGACCATCTGCTCCAACCCCTTCCTGAATCCCACAGAGACAGACTTGACCTTAGGGCACACAGCAAGCTAGCAGCAGCTCTGCTTTTAGAACCTGGGCCTGAAAGGTTCTGAAGggtccacactgtcttccaatttatgCCCTTTGATACTAAATGTCACTGGACCCAGACCCTAAGCCAAGGGCACAGTCTCTGGGCACACAGGGGAATTTGGCAGCTGGGTTGCCCAGTGGAGACAGTGCCCAGTCAACTTCGGAAGAACTGAGtccaaatattgcctcagacacttccttgctccATGACAATCCATATCAGACCACTTaacccctctttgcctcagtcttTTCGTCTaccaaatggggataataataatacctgcttCCAGGGTTGATGTATGGACCAATGGGCCGCCATATGTGTCATGTTTTACAAAGGTCAACATTAAGTGCCAGCTATTATTGGTGCCTCCTCAGCATGTGTTTCTGCAAGGGTTCATTTGGGGTCACACAGGATCACCAAACAGAGATCTGGGAGGTACTTTAAAGGCTCTCTAGTCTACCTCACCTCTTTTTacaagaagaggaaactgagtgcAAGGGAAAGGATTTACCCAAGGTCGCCAAGGTAGTTTTTCCCACCTGGGGAACTGGAGGGAAACCTTTCCAAAATACACATGGCTCCTGAGGACCCGGAGGATAGAAAGGCAGAGAGTGCATCTGCCCAGAGAAGAAGCAGAACAAGAGGGGGAACAAGTGAGGAGATGGGAGGGATGATTTTTCCTCTGGGCAGCAGCCATGCAGGCAGTGACTCAGCAATCCCTGCTCCCTCCTGGTCCAGATGGTTCCTGTTTCTATCACTTGGCTCCACCCAGCTTCTGGCCTGGAAAGGGCTGTTCCTCTGATCTTCTCTGCAGGGCAACTGGTACTGTCCCCTCCCCTGAGGTTCCTGCCCCTCCTGGGGGCAGTCTTATTCAGACCAGGTTTTGGAGGACTCCAACCACCTGCAGATCATGTCATTCCCACACCCATGGCCCAGGGGAGGGGGGTCCCCCTCTTGACCTCGCAGCAGATCCACAGGGAAGTAGTCGAAACGGATATTGTTCATCTTGGCAAAGACATAAATGCTCCGACAGGGTGGGGAGATAAGGTCCAAGTACAGTTCCAGGCTCATGGTGACAAGAAGGGAATGGATAGAAAGTACCAAGACCTCGATCCACTTTGTGTGCCAGGGGGTGCCCACTGTCCGGGCAGGAACTAGTCTGGATTAGCAGGTGGCTGTGTGCCCAGGATCATTACAAGCTGTCCCTCTCACCTCTTCCATTCTAGAATCTCTCTGCTTTCTGTCATGGAGATAACCAGGAATGTTCATTCACTTGTCATAGTGTTCTGTCCCTGTGAGAGAAGAATCAGTCATAGAATCTGAGAGCTCTCAAGGATCTCAAAGGGCCTGTGCTCCAACCAATTAGATCCACATTTATGgggctcctactgtgtgccaggtagaTTTGAACCAGAATCCCTTCTCTGGACTCCTCATCTAGTGTCCTCCAAAGTGAGGGAGCTCCCCATGTCTCTAGGCAGTCCATTCCACACCAGAACAGCTCTTCTCGTTATTCTGATGTGGAGCTGaaatcttcctcttttcctcttcccctcatTGCTCCTGGCTCTGTCCTCTGTGGCCACACAGAAATATGAACCCTTGTTCCCAGGAGGGCTTCTCAATTCGAGAAGAAagctccttccctccaccccatcCCACCAAGTCCTCCAAGTTTCTTCAGCCAATCTTCCCGTGGTATGATTAATCGATTAACCATTGATCAAACaagccatttttaaaaacaaaggccaccaattttattgaaataaagatgtcatttcttCCATCTCTGCCCTCCCTCCATTGTAGTATTACACGAATGAAACACAATTTGTTGAATCATCTCCCCACTGGATATTTAGAGTGCTTCCATATAAAAATGACTGATTTTCTCATGAGAAATATCTTTGAACCAAGAGCTATCTCCACTTTTGACAACCTTCCTAATGATGTGATTAATGGATCCAGTTATTATTTTCACTTGTGTCTTAGATAGGCAAAGGGAGTGTTTCTAGTCCCCGAGATCTATATGAAGTCCTTTTCtggaattatatatgtatgtgtgagaGTGGAGTCTGAATCTGATACTtcactattttattttccttccttccttccttccttccttccttccttccttccttccttccttccttccttccttccttccttccttccttccttccttccttccttccttccttccttccttccttccttccttccttccttccttccttccttccttccttccttccttccttccttccttccttccttccttccttctctccctctctccccctcctctccctgtccccctttctctgtttccttctctcttctctttgtctctttgtctacCTCTCATGCAAAATCAATTTGTTTTTATGTTCAATACAATAGCATACATTTTAAAGTAATGactaaatgaaatagaatatattGGAACCACTTTTGTCTGTCATTTTTTTACTccagtttttgatatttttttcctcccactTCTTCCCATCACTTAAAAAATACAAACTTTGGGAACAAATATGCACAGACtcacaaaacaaattcccatgttgTCCCTGTCTAAAAACgtgtgtctcattctgcatcttgaatccATCTCCTGCCTCTGTTATTCTGGAGAATTCTGTGTCATTGTCCTCTGGAAGTGTAGTTGATTTTTTCATTTGAGCAGAGTTCCCAAGACTTTCAGAATTATTCAGCAACAAGCACTCTCTGCCAGGTGCTAGAGATGCTCAGTGCTGGGGAGCAAAAGACAAAAGCCCcaaacattccctgccctcaaaggctttctatttctatttcttctatttctattctatgTATCTACACTGATGTAGTATCCACTCAGAACTTCTTTCCCAACCAACCCTCTCTCAAATTGCCATTGGCAGGGTCAGTCTTCTCTCATCTGAGTCCTAGGGCTGAATTTGAGGATCAGTGGAGTTTCTAGGACCAGAGCTCATAAGCCCcgcccacccacccaccctcacccCCGTTCATTAGTAGCCAgttaattagctttttaaaaggCAGATTCACTGAACAAATAGAGCAGTGCTACTTGTTACAGGGACATTCTGCTTTTGGAAGATCCCTTCCCCAACTGGAAGTAAATTCTCTTCTTGTATATGGAAGGTCCCTTGCCAGAGACGGATTAAATTTAGAGAATACATGGCCCAAGGGTAACCCCCCAGGTTTCAATCTTGTAGAGTCCAGAAGCTGCCCTTCTTTCCTGTCTCTCTCAGCCACTAAGGTGAGACTACTACCAACGTGTCTGAGAAATCCTGATCTTCTGACCTTCTTTTGTAAGGaagtggagggaggaaagagaaaggctcTCACCTTCTCCTAGTCCCTAAGGTCTGATTTCAAATGGATATATGTGGATATTCACATATGCTCTATATGCCCATATTTACTTCTACCCACAGAataggagataatcaacagaggacaGATACTAGCATTAAGGTGGTGGGATCAAGAATGGTAGCATGCTTTCCGAGCCTGGAAGCAAGTCAGGGAACCCATAGCttacacagagagggagagaactctGGGCATGGGGAAAAGTGAAAATGGCTggaatcaggagatggagtgaGGCCAATGTCACTAGATTGCTGAGTTCATGGGCAGGATGAGGGAGGTAAGATGTTAAGAAGACTGAAAGGATGAGGGGCAGGACATGGAGGTCTTTGGATGCCAAAtgggattttctatttgatcttggaagcAGTAGGGCAtctctggagtttattgaaaaggAGGGCTGCCATGATTTGGGCTTTAGGGAGATTACTTTGATAGCTCAGCAGAAGATGGGATAAAGTGCAGGAAGACTAGAGGCAGAAAGACCCACCAAAAGTCCAGAGATGAGGTCATGAGGATCTTTACCAGGGTGGTGGCACtgtcaaaagagagaagaggacataTATAAGGGGAAATAGACAGGACTTGGTAACAGACTTcatgaagggaaagagaaggtgtGAGGAGTGGAGGATGACACTTGGGTTTCAAGGTTCAGTGAGTGACTGGGAGGATGTTAGTGCCCTTGACAGAAATGGGAAAGTTAGTAAGgaagggaagataatgagttcaattctggTCATCTGGGACGTCCAGTTAGAAAAGTCCAAAACACATTTGGAGGTGCTAGACTGGGAGATcaggagagaggggaggactAAATAAAGAGGTCTGAGAATCAtctgaatccatgggagctggtAAGATTATCAAGCAAAATAGTAGAGAGGGAGAATAGATGAGGGACCCAAATAGAGTCAAGGGAGACACCCATAGCTAGTGGGGAGGACCTGAATGAGGCTCcttcaaaggaaactgagaaagagagacCACTCACAGGCAGGACAAGAACCAAGGGAGAGTGGAATCCCAAGAGCTAGGAAGAGAGGGTGATGGATTGTGCCAAAGGCTACAGAAAGATCAAGAAATATAAGGATTAAGAAAGGGCCATtaggttttttttctaaatgaactATTCATAAAACATACCATTCCATACCACCTCACTTGTCCATACAGTAAAGTTGTAAATACTGGAGAAACATTAACATCATAGTTATATTGTCAGAACAGAATAACTTAAATCATCATTAAGACTTAACCCTTTGTTACCTCAGTAGCCAGTTTTATAGTGATAACCAACAGCAACATACTTAATACAAAAGTTCAAGTACTACTAAGTATAAATTCTATGAAgcacataaaaattatttttctttaaacatttttaccagggtaggggtggggaggagggaaggatctGCATTATCTCCCTCTTACCTTCTTGGTGTCTTGACTCATTGCAAAAcgagaaaaacaaaatctatttcAAACATATATAGAGGAAATTCCCAAATTGaccatgaaaaaaatgttgcaaTCTGTTCTCTGAGTCCATCCAATGTCTCCCTGGAGGTGGCATGTTTCATCATGTGTTTTCTGGAACTGTAGTCGATAATTGCATAAATTAGTGTtcctaagtttttcaaagttatctttacaatattgttacaGCATAAATTATTGTCCTGGATCTGCtatcttcactttgcatcagctcatacaagtcttcccaggttcctctgaaaccattcccttcatcatttcttatagcataatagcattccatcacaatcatgtttCATaacgtgttcagccattccccaaatgatggaaaGCCCTTCAGTTTCAAACTCTCAAAAGGagttactattaatatttttgttcatttgagcacttttttctccttctttggtCCCTTTAGAGGTAGAGATctagtatcactggatcaaagtcATTGGGATCAGGGCTCTTAGtttttttccagaatgactggacctCTTCATGTCTCCACTGTGTATTAATGTACCTGTTTTCTGACAGTCCCTcctgcatttgtcattttccttttgtacCAACTTTgctagtctgataggtgtgaagtggtgcTTCAGGGTCTTAATTTGCACttctatttattaataatttggagcattttttcaaatggtTATTGGTAGCTTGCAGTTCTTCCTtggaaaactgccttttcatatcttttggccatcTCTCAATTGGGCAATAAAGGTCATTCAATTTGGCAATCAAGAGATCATATGAAACCTTGAAGAGAACAATTTCATTTGGAGGATGAAGCCAGAAACCAGACTGTGGAGAAAAGTGTGAAAGGCTCTGAGATGAGAGATGGAACATAGGGTGGGAGCAAAAGTAAGTTGGTTTTTGTACCTGAAGAGCACCAAAGTGACATCACTGGTCGATGTCTTTCAACTCTCACATAAATCAGATTTAAGTTGTGCAAGGTTGATAGCTTTATTCTTTCAGGGTCATTGAAGCCCAGTCGCAAAACAAAAGTTGAGACAACTCATCATagcccaggatgcaatggatgatccTGACTCCTTTgaagtctgaccaagctctatgtCCTCCACAGCACCTGCCTCCActgccttcatgaccattggaacaaattggtCTCATGCATCCATTCCTTGGTATGGAGaagaggaggtggggagaagtcttcacatgctgggggtAAATACCTCTAGCTGCTGCACCTGCTATAACTTTttagagccacagatgagagctggATGGTGGTAGACACCAAAGcggaatgagcagccctgaacAGGTCTCATCAAATCCTCCCATGAGAAGGGCTAAGTCTTCCCTCAGTTGCCTCAGTTGACCAGTATGGATGAACTGTACATACCTCAAGGCTCTTCTCCATTCTGATTTCTCATCTGGATGCTCTCTTGCTTGTCATATCCTTAAACTGTGGTGCCTGGAACTGAAtctagtatttttccatggttacctgatttatgttctttccctcccctctcctggatctgacaagcaattccactgagttatacttgtatcattgttcaaaacctatttccatatgactTTAGTGATTCATAAGGAACTTGTAGTCCCCTCAGGCCCTGAGctgtttttcagatgaatttCTCTTTGGCTACACCTCCTCAAAAGGATTTGTGAATTCAGTGAAAATTCAATAAGCTTTGATTAAGCAGCTACTATGGGCAAGGCATTgcgtcccttccctcaaggaactttcattctATTAGAGAATTTGAGGAAGGGGTGTCAGAATCCATTGAGTCTGACCTGTTCAGTATTCCTTTTCACAATATCCACATCCCCAGTAAATCCTCAATCCACCATTCccttgaagatctccagtgaaGGGGAACTTATTGCCTCCtgaatcttggttcaaatcctggctctaaaATCTGTCTGGTCTTGGGcaatagcctcagtttcccattgtGTAAAATCAGGACTTTGCTTTAAAAGATTTCTACAATATTATACCACTTTTGTGTAGCTCTCACTATTAGGAAATGTGCCCAACAATGAGTTGAACTCTGCCATCTGTATCTAGAGTGGTCCTTAAAAGCTGTCTAGTCCTAAGACCTCCTTTTAGAGCTCAGAGAAGTTAGATTTATTCCTTCATGTTGAATACCAGGCTAGAGACTCAGACTCCCTGgggatttagagaaggaaagtgagagaaggaagggaagaagtaaaGACTCTGTGTAGAGAAAGTGATCAGTGTTGAAAGTAGAGAGCTGGAGCCAggagtcaagatgatggcatagaggcagtgaaagttcatacctctgaaaacccttccttaccaattacaaactgaatgctcctaggtgactgaaaatcaaacctaacaacaagacagagccaaggaaccctcctgttggactcaacttaaaaggtatgaccCCAAaggccagaatttgagaacactggtctaaggggaaggaagaaggaaggtcccgggacccctcccccacctagagcactaagcctccagtggtagctagaatctctgggtggaccagggtgctagtctggagggagcaTCTtacgggcaaagctgtgccaggcttagagcaTCAAACAGGCTGTGGGAAAGTAGTTAGAGAAGCACAGagtgcagagtgggcagcctagttgcagcattGGAGACACCTCCTATTGCCCcccccaggttttggcctcagggcacatctagttCTGCAACTcaactggacttaatcccatcagggcTTCCAGAAcccagggaagctcaaactccaacacccctcccctacagacCGCCCTGAGAGATTTGTTGACaaaactgacagaaaagcccaaacccaccaaaaaaaatgagattagcaaaagcacaggcaacttcagggagtaaagaaagggtaaatatgagcaaataacagaaaaaaaagaaattgcaatcaaaagtttctatacaggcaatgaacagaGCAAATGGAAttgagaaggatgaaggaacatcaagcaaaaacacagaaactctggTGAATTGGATAccggctttggaagaactcaaaatacaaatcaaaacacaattaagagaggctgaagacaactgggaaaagaacttaaaaattaagataagtcatctggaaacagaaaacagtgtcttgaaagccaaaattaatcagcttgaaaatgaggcaaaggagatgaaagatgaggtaaagaaaatgaaagatgaggcagagaagatgaaagatgacctccaaagaaaatcggaccagaaggagaaggatgaccaaaaatccagggaagaaatccaatctttaatatCCAGAATACAAGAACTAGAAGCAAGAGACTTCACAAGGcttcaggacactataaaacaaaaccaaaagaatgaaaaaattgaggaaaatatgaagcacctcattgacagaagatttagaaaatcattccaggagagacaacttaagaatcattgatctaccagaagaccatgacaaataAAAAGTCTGGacaccatactacaggaaattatccaagaaaactgtcctgatattctagaacaagagggaaaagtagagattgaaagaatccacaaatcacctcctgtatttaaccCCCAAATAACAACATCAGgagtgttatagccaaattcaagaactatcagaccaaggaaaaaatattacaagctgctaaaaagtcattcagataccacagtgaggataacacaggatctggctgcatctacaccgaaggactgaaaggcatggaatatgatattctggaaagcaagggaactaggacttcaaccaagaatcaattacccagcaaaactgaccatattc
This sequence is a window from Monodelphis domestica isolate mMonDom1 chromosome 3, mMonDom1.pri, whole genome shotgun sequence. Protein-coding genes within it:
- the LOC100015886 gene encoding glutathione S-transferase theta-4-like isoform X2, whose amino-acid sequence is MSLELYLDLISPPCRSIYVFAKMNNIRFDYFPVDLLRGDHHSKEFEAINMLKTVPVLKEGDFTLIESVAILLYLTRKYRTSIYWYPPDVQLRGLIDEYMAWQHDSIHLKMQKFLWSKLLIPLITGQEMPKEKQDELLGEVNVNVQLFTDHFLKDKPFIAGNIISLADLLAAMEMMQSSPISRCLEVTGTSWRQSLELETNAESPTKVLWKEKTHQELEL
- the LOC100015886 gene encoding glutathione S-transferase theta-4-like isoform X1, which gives rise to MSLELYLDLISPPCRSIYVFAKMNNIRFDYFPVDLLRGDHHSKEFEAINMLKTVPVLKEGDFTLIESVAILLYLTRKYRTSIYWYPPDVQLRGLIDEYMAWQHDSIHLKMQKFLWSKLLIPLITGQEMPKEKQDELLGEVNVNVQLFTDHFLKDKPFIAGNIISLADLLAAMEMMQAVGASYNIFMGKPKLNAWRQRVEDSVGARLFEEAHARLLNIKKWDTSFLDPSVKEKIVAMVKNMAK
- the LOC100015886 gene encoding glutathione S-transferase theta-4-like isoform X3 — encoded protein: MCILERFPSSSPGDHHSKEFEAINMLKTVPVLKEGDFTLIESVAILLYLTRKYRTSIYWYPPDVQLRGLIDEYMAWQHDSIHLKMQKFLWSKLLIPLITGQEMPKEKQDELLGEVNVNVQLFTDHFLKDKPFIAGNIISLADLLAAMEMMQAVGASYNIFMGKPKLNAWRQRVEDSVGARLFEEAHARLLNIKKWDTSFLDPSVKEKIVAMVKNMAK